A single window of Helicobacter pylori NCTC 11637 = CCUG 17874 = ATCC 43504 = JCM 12093 DNA harbors:
- the hemC gene encoding hydroxymethylbilane synthase, protein MGNLVIGSRGSELALWQANHIKERLKKECSIESEIQIVKTKGDKILDTPLNKIGGKGLFTKELEELLLKGEIDLAVHSLKDVPVVFEKGLDLACITKRADVRDTFLSVKFPDLMSLPKGAKVGTTSLRRSMQIKLKRQDLDTESLRGNVQTRLKKLECGEFDAIILAEAGLCRLEIQGAKYRKAFSVEEMIPSMGQGALGVEMLKNHKHFITLQKLNDEKSAFCCHLEREFVKGLNGGCQIPIGVHASLMGDRVKIQAVLGLPNGKEVITKEKQGDKTKAFDLVQELLEEFLQSGAKEILEKAQLF, encoded by the coding sequence GTGGGAAATTTAGTGATTGGCTCTAGGGGGAGCGAACTAGCCTTATGGCAAGCGAATCACATTAAAGAACGCCTGAAAAAAGAATGCTCTATAGAAAGCGAGATTCAAATCGTTAAGACTAAGGGCGATAAAATCTTAGACACCCCTTTAAATAAGATTGGCGGTAAGGGGCTATTCACTAAGGAATTAGAAGAATTGCTTTTAAAAGGCGAAATTGATTTGGCGGTGCATTCTTTAAAAGATGTGCCGGTCGTGTTTGAAAAGGGGTTAGACTTGGCATGCATCACTAAAAGGGCTGATGTGAGGGACACTTTTTTAAGCGTGAAATTCCCTGATTTGATGAGTTTGCCTAAAGGGGCAAAGGTTGGCACGACTTCTTTAAGGCGCTCCATGCAGATCAAACTGAAGCGCCAGGATCTAGACACAGAAAGCTTGAGGGGGAATGTCCAAACCCGTTTGAAAAAGCTTGAATGCGGTGAATTTGACGCTATCATTTTAGCTGAAGCCGGGTTATGCCGCCTAGAAATTCAAGGAGCGAAATACCGCAAGGCTTTTAGCGTGGAAGAAATGATTCCTAGCATGGGTCAGGGGGCTTTAGGGGTAGAAATGCTCAAAAACCACAAGCATTTTATTACGCTCCAAAAACTCAACGACGAGAAAAGCGCGTTTTGCTGCCATTTAGAAAGGGAGTTTGTTAAGGGGCTTAATGGGGGGTGTCAGATCCCTATAGGCGTGCATGCGAGTTTAATGGGCGATAGGGTTAAAATCCAGGCGGTTTTAGGCTTGCCTAACGGGAAAGAAGTCATCACTAAAGAAAAGCAAGGGGATAAAACTAAAGCGTTTGATTTAGTTCAAGAGCTTTTAGAAGAATTTTTGCAAAGCGGGGCCAAAGAGATTTTAGAAAAGGCGCAGTTGTTTTAA
- a CDS encoding c-type cytochrome has protein sequence MRLFIALVLFWWWLSLSAKEADFISDLEYGMALYKNPRGVACAKCHGIKGEQQEITFYYEKGEKKILYAPKINHLDFKTFKDALSLGKGMMPKYNLNLEEIQAIYLYITSLEHKEERKDSPKP, from the coding sequence ATGCGTTTGTTTATCGCGCTAGTTTTGTTTTGGTGGTGGTTAAGTTTGAGCGCTAAGGAAGCGGATTTCATCTCTGATTTAGAATACGGGATGGCTCTTTATAAAAACCCTAGGGGTGTTGCGTGTGCGAAATGCCATGGCATTAAAGGCGAACAACAAGAAATCACCTTTTATTATGAAAAAGGCGAAAAAAAAATCCTCTACGCCCCTAAAATCAACCATTTGGATTTTAAAACCTTTAAAGATGCCTTGAGTTTAGGCAAAGGCATGATGCCTAAATACAATCTCAATTTAGAAGAAATCCAAGCGATTTATCTTTACATCACCTCTTTAGAGCATAAAGAAGAGCGTAAGGATTCTCCTAAGCCTTAA
- the hcpE gene encoding Sel1-like repeat protein HcpE produces MSVKILKILVCGLFFLNAHLWGKQDNSFLGVAERAYKSGNYSKATSYFKKACNDGVSEGCTQLGIIYENGQGTRIDYKKALEYYKTACQADDREGCFGLGGLYDEGLGTTQNYQEAIDAYAKACVLKHPESCYNLGIIYDRKIKGNADQAVTYYQKSCNFDMAKGCYVLGVAYEKGFLEVKQSNHKAVIYYLKACRLDDGQACRALGSLFENGDAGLDEDFEVAFDYLQKACGLNNSGGCASLGSMYMLGRYVKKDPQKAFNYFKQACDMGSAVSCSRMGFMYSQGDAVPKDLRKALDNYERGCDMGDEVGCFALAGMYYNMKDKENAIMIYDKGCKLGMKQACENLTKLRGY; encoded by the coding sequence ATGAGTGTCAAAATTTTAAAAATATTAGTTTGTGGGTTATTTTTTTTGAATGCCCATTTATGGGGGAAACAAGACAATAGTTTTTTGGGGGTTGCTGAAAGAGCCTATAAAAGCGGGAATTATTCTAAAGCCACATCTTATTTTAAAAAAGCATGCAACGATGGGGTGAGTGAAGGTTGCACGCAATTAGGAATCATTTATGAAAACGGGCAAGGCACTAGAATAGATTATAAAAAAGCCCTAGAATATTATAAAACCGCATGCCAGGCTGACGATAGGGAAGGGTGTTTTGGTTTAGGGGGGCTTTATGATGAGGGGTTAGGCACGACTCAAAATTATCAAGAGGCCATTGACGCTTATGCTAAGGCGTGCGTTTTAAAACACCCTGAGAGTTGCTACAATTTAGGCATTATTTATGACCGAAAAATCAAGGGCAATGCCGATCAAGCGGTTACCTACTATCAAAAAAGCTGTAATTTTGATATGGCTAAGGGGTGTTATGTTTTGGGCGTGGCTTATGAAAAAGGCTTTTTAGAAGTCAAACAAAGCAACCATAAAGCCGTCATCTATTATTTGAAAGCATGCCGATTGGATGATGGGCAGGCTTGCCGCGCGTTAGGGAGTTTGTTTGAAAATGGCGATGCAGGGCTTGATGAAGATTTTGAAGTGGCGTTTGATTACTTGCAAAAAGCTTGCGGGTTAAACAATTCTGGTGGTTGCGCGAGTTTAGGCTCTATGTATATGTTAGGCAGGTATGTCAAAAAAGATCCCCAAAAGGCTTTTAATTATTTCAAACAAGCATGCGATATGGGAAGCGCGGTGAGTTGCTCTAGGATGGGCTTTATGTATTCCCAAGGGGACGCTGTTCCAAAAGATTTGAGGAAAGCCCTTGATAATTATGAAAGGGGTTGCGATATGGGCGATGAAGTGGGTTGCTTCGCTCTAGCGGGCATGTATTACAACATGAAAGATAAAGAAAACGCCATAATGATTTATGACAAGGGCTGTAAGCTAGGCATGAAACAAGCATGCGAAAACCTCACTAAACTTAGGGGGTATTGA
- a CDS encoding glutathionylspermidine synthase family protein: MQVIPLKPLDNKTLEEIGLDWHTNDDMSSYIADEMVVVSQKEADAYYDACNELYDMFVETAEEAIQNDRFFELDIPNALIPMIKQSFEEEVHWHIYGRFDLAGGLDGKPIKLLEFNADTPTMLYETAVIQWALLKANGYDENKQFNNLYEALGENFKRMVTLGEDTSRFEEMYEGWKILFSSVRGNIEEERTMRFLQDAAQSVGFETDFSYIDEVEFNIEEGVFKNGLNYEFLFKLIPWENIAIDEPELALLMQGMMENKNTIFLNPAYTILFQSKRFLKLLWDRYPNHPLLLETSYEPLANKKQIKKVAFGREGANSEIFEASMQSLLKTDGVYSNHKPVYQEFYELNSHNGLYYQPNVFFAYESCALGFRKGGLILDNFSKFVSHMLQ, encoded by the coding sequence ATGCAAGTGATTCCTTTAAAACCTTTAGACAATAAGACTTTAGAAGAAATCGGCTTAGATTGGCACACTAACGACGACATGTCATCTTATATCGCTGATGAAATGGTGGTTGTCTCTCAAAAAGAAGCGGACGCTTATTATGACGCTTGTAATGAGCTTTATGACATGTTTGTAGAAACGGCTGAAGAAGCCATTCAAAACGATCGCTTTTTTGAATTGGATATTCCTAACGCGCTCATCCCTATGATCAAACAGAGTTTTGAAGAAGAAGTGCATTGGCATATTTACGGGCGTTTTGATTTGGCCGGGGGGCTTGATGGCAAGCCCATTAAATTACTGGAATTTAACGCTGATACCCCCACCATGCTCTATGAAACGGCGGTGATTCAGTGGGCGTTACTCAAAGCGAATGGCTATGATGAAAACAAGCAATTCAATAACCTTTATGAAGCGCTTGGCGAGAATTTTAAACGCATGGTAACTTTAGGCGAAGACACGAGCCGTTTTGAGGAAATGTATGAGGGGTGGAAAATCCTTTTTTCAAGCGTTAGGGGGAATATTGAAGAAGAGCGCACCATGCGTTTTTTGCAAGACGCTGCTCAGAGCGTGGGGTTTGAAACGGATTTTTCTTACATTGATGAGGTGGAATTCAATATAGAAGAGGGCGTGTTTAAAAACGGCTTGAATTATGAGTTTTTATTCAAACTAATCCCATGGGAAAATATCGCTATTGATGAGCCAGAATTAGCCCTTTTGATGCAAGGCATGATGGAAAATAAAAACACGATTTTTTTAAACCCCGCTTACACGATCCTTTTCCAATCCAAGCGTTTTTTAAAACTTTTATGGGACAGATACCCCAACCACCCCTTATTGTTAGAAACGAGCTATGAACCTTTAGCCAATAAAAAGCAAATCAAAAAAGTGGCTTTTGGTAGGGAAGGGGCGAATAGCGAAATCTTTGAAGCTTCCATGCAATCGCTTTTGAAAACGGACGGCGTTTATTCTAACCACAAGCCCGTTTATCAAGAGTTTTACGAGCTCAATTCGCATAACGGGTTGTATTATCAGCCTAATGTGTTTTTTGCTTATGAATCTTGCGCGCTAGGGTTTAGAAAAGGGGGGTTGATCTTGGATAATTTTTCTAAATTCGTGAGCCACATGTTGCAATAA
- a CDS encoding UPF0323 family lipoprotein, whose protein sequence is MKKPYRKISDYAIVGGLSALVMVSIVGCKSNADDKPKEQSSLSQSVQKGAFVILEEQKDKSYKVVEEYPSSKTHIIVRDLQGNERVLSNEEIQKLIKEEEAKIDNGTSKLVQPNNGGSNEGSGFGLGSAILGSAAGAILGSYIGNKLFNNPNYQQNAQRTYKSPQAYQRSQNSFSKSAPSASSMGGASKGQSGFFGSSRPTSSPAVSSGTRGFNA, encoded by the coding sequence ATGAAAAAACCCTACAGGAAGATTTCTGATTATGCGATCGTGGGTGGTTTGAGCGCGTTAGTGATGGTGAGCATTGTGGGGTGTAAGAGCAATGCCGATGACAAACCAAAAGAGCAAAGCTCTTTAAGTCAAAGCGTTCAAAAAGGTGCGTTTGTGATTTTAGAAGAGCAAAAGGATAAATCTTACAAGGTTGTTGAAGAATACCCTAGCTCAAAAACCCACATCATAGTGCGCGATTTGCAAGGCAATGAACGAGTGTTAAGCAATGAAGAGATTCAAAAGCTCATCAAAGAAGAAGAAGCCAAAATTGATAACGGCACGAGCAAGCTTGTTCAGCCTAATAATGGAGGGAGTAATGAAGGATCAGGCTTTGGCTTGGGGAGTGCGATTTTAGGGAGTGCGGCGGGAGCGATTTTAGGGAGTTATATTGGCAATAAGCTTTTCAATAACCCTAATTACCAGCAAAACGCCCAGCGAACCTACAAATCCCCACAAGCTTACCAACGCTCTCAAAATTCCTTTTCTAAAAGTGCACCCAGCGCTTCAAGCATGGGTGGGGCGAGTAAGGGACAGAGCGGGTTTTTTGGCTCTAGTAGGCCTACTAGCTCGCCGGCGGTAAGCTCTGGGACAAGGGGCTTTAACGCATAA
- the dsbK gene encoding protein disulfide-isomerase DsbK has product MILRASVLSALLLVSLGAAPKHSVSANDKRMQDNLVSVIEKQTNKKVRILEIKPLKSSQDLKMVVIEDPDTKYNIPLVVSKDGNLIIGLSNIFFSNKSEDVQLVAETNQKVQALNATQQNSAKLNAIFNEIPADYAIELPSTNAENKDKILYIVSDPMCPHCQKELTKLRDHLKENTVRMVVVGWLGVNSAKKAALIQEEMAKARARGASVEDKISILEKIYSTQYDINAQKEPEDLRTKVENTTKKIFESGVIKGVPFLYHYKA; this is encoded by the coding sequence ATGATATTAAGAGCGAGTGTGTTGAGCGCGTTACTTCTTGTAAGCTTAGGGGCAGCCCCTAAACATTCAGTTTCAGCTAATGACAAACGGATGCAGGATAATTTAGTGAGCGTGATTGAAAAACAGACCAATAAAAAGGTGCGTATTTTAGAAATCAAACCTTTAAAATCCAGCCAGGATTTAAAAATGGTCGTTATTGAAGATCCGGACACTAAATACAATATCCCGCTTGTGGTGAGTAAGGATGGCAATTTAATCATAGGGCTTAGCAACATATTCTTTAGCAATAAAAGCGAAGATGTGCAATTAGTTGCAGAAACCAATCAAAAAGTTCAAGCTCTTAACGCTACCCAGCAAAACAGCGCGAAATTGAACGCTATTTTTAATGAAATACCGGCTGATTATGCGATAGAGTTGCCCTCTACTAACGCTGAAAATAAGGATAAAATCCTTTATATTGTCTCTGATCCCATGTGCCCGCATTGCCAAAAAGAGCTCACTAAACTTAGGGATCACTTAAAAGAAAACACCGTGAGAATGGTTGTAGTGGGGTGGCTTGGAGTCAATTCGGCTAAAAAAGCGGCTTTAATCCAAGAAGAAATGGCGAAAGCTAGGGCTAGGGGAGCGAGCGTGGAAGATAAAATCTCTATTCTTGAAAAGATTTATTCCACCCAATACGATATTAACGCTCAAAAAGAGCCTGAAGATTTACGCACTAAAGTGGAAAATACCACTAAAAAGATTTTTGAATCTGGCGTGATTAAGGGTGTGCCTTTCTTGTACCATTATAAGGCATGA
- the kdsB gene encoding 3-deoxy-manno-octulosonate cytidylyltransferase: MIIIPARLKSSRFENKVLEDIFGLPMVVRCAKNANLVDECVVACDDESIMQTCQKFHIEAVLTSKHHNSGTERCLEAARILGLKNDERVLNLQGDEPFLEKEVILALLEATKNAPFMATCAKVIDEEQAKSPNLVKVVLDHQNNALYFSRSLIPFLRDFDAKRQTPLLGHIGIYGFHNKEILEELCALKPCVLEEIEKLEQLRALYYQKKIAVKIVQSKSIGIDTKEDLENALKIFSPDLLKR, encoded by the coding sequence ATGATTATCATTCCTGCTAGGTTAAAATCCAGTCGTTTTGAAAATAAAGTGCTAGAAGATATTTTTGGCTTGCCTATGGTGGTGCGTTGCGCTAAAAATGCAAATCTTGTAGATGAATGCGTAGTCGCTTGCGATGATGAAAGCATCATGCAAACATGCCAAAAATTCCACATTGAAGCGGTGCTAACCTCCAAACACCATAATAGCGGCACGGAACGCTGTTTGGAAGCGGCGCGAATTTTAGGGTTAAAAAACGATGAAAGGGTTTTAAATTTGCAAGGCGATGAGCCTTTTTTAGAAAAAGAAGTCATTTTAGCCTTATTAGAAGCCACCAAAAACGCCCCTTTCATGGCGACTTGCGCTAAAGTCATTGATGAAGAGCAGGCCAAAAGCCCTAATTTAGTCAAGGTGGTTTTAGATCACCAAAATAACGCCTTGTATTTTTCGCGCTCCCTTATCCCCTTTTTACGAGATTTTGATGCGAAACGCCAAACCCCCCTTTTAGGGCATATCGGTATTTATGGCTTCCATAATAAAGAAATCTTAGAAGAATTATGCGCTTTAAAACCTTGCGTTTTAGAGGAGATAGAAAAATTAGAGCAATTAAGGGCTTTGTATTACCAAAAAAAGATTGCAGTGAAAATCGTTCAAAGTAAAAGCATAGGCATTGACACCAAAGAAGATTTAGAAAACGCTTTGAAGATTTTTAGCCCCGATCTCCTTAAGCGGTGA
- the hopA gene encoding Hop family outer membrane protein HopA produces the protein MKKTILLSLMVSSLLAENDGVFMSVGYQIGEAVQQVKNTGEIQKVSNAYENLNNLLTRYNELKQTASNTNSSTAQAIDNLKESAKRLKTIPNSTNQAVSSALSSAVAMWQVIASNLANNSLSTSEYNKISAISQLLQNTLNKDNDLTIENDYDQLLTQASTIINTLQSQCPGIDGGNGKPWGINASGNACNIFGNTFNAINSMINSAKKAAANARRTSPEGPNQPSAFTNADFNKNLNQVSSVINDTISYLKGDNLATIYNTLQKTPNSKGFHSLVSRSSYSYSLNETQYSQFQTTTKEFGHNPFRSVGLINSQINNGAMNGVGVQLGYKQFFGKNKFFGIRYYAFFDYNHAYIKSNFFNSASNVFTYGAGSDLLLNFINGGSDKNRKVSFGIFGGIALAGTTWLNSQSANLKITNSAYSAKINNTNFQFLFNTGLRLQGIHHGIELGVKIPTINTNYYSFMGAKLAYRRLYSVYFNYVLAY, from the coding sequence ATGAAAAAAACGATTTTACTTTCTCTCATGGTTTCATCGCTCCTTGCTGAAAATGACGGCGTTTTTATGAGCGTGGGCTATCAAATCGGTGAAGCGGTTCAACAAGTGAAAAACACCGGCGAAATCCAAAAAGTCTCCAACGCTTACGAAAATTTGAACAATCTTTTAACCCGCTATAACGAACTCAAACAAACGGCCTCTAACACCAATTCAAGCACCGCTCAAGCGATTGACAATCTAAAAGAGAGCGCTAAGAGATTGAAAACGATCCCTAATAGCACTAATCAAGCCGTATCCTCAGCGCTCAGCTCTGCGGTAGCCATGTGGCAAGTAATAGCCTCTAATTTAGCCAATAACTCGCTATCTACTAGCGAATACAACAAAATCAGTGCGATTTCTCAATTGCTCCAAAATACCTTAAATAAAGACAATGATCTCACGATTGAAAATGACTATGACCAGCTTTTAACTCAAGCTAGCACCATTATTAATACCCTTCAAAGCCAATGTCCAGGAATAGACGGGGGCAATGGCAAACCATGGGGCATTAATGCAAGCGGGAACGCATGCAATATTTTTGGCAACACCTTTAACGCCATAAACAGCATGATAAATAGCGCTAAAAAAGCCGCCGCAAATGCCCGAAGAACTAGCCCAGAAGGTCCAAACCAACCAAGCGCATTTACCAACGCTGATTTCAATAAAAACCTTAATCAAGTCTCAAGCGTTATCAATGACACGATCTCTTACCTCAAAGGGGACAATTTAGCAACCATCTATAACACCCTTCAAAAAACGCCTAATTCTAAAGGGTTTCACAGTTTGGTGAGCCGATCTAGCTATAGTTATTCTCTCAACGAAACCCAATATTCTCAATTCCAAACTACCACCAAAGAGTTTGGCCATAACCCTTTTAGAAGCGTGGGATTAATTAATTCTCAAATTAATAACGGGGCGATGAATGGCGTGGGCGTGCAATTAGGCTATAAGCAATTCTTTGGGAAAAATAAATTTTTTGGGATCCGTTATTATGCCTTTTTTGATTACAACCATGCCTATATCAAATCCAACTTTTTCAACTCCGCTTCTAATGTTTTCACTTATGGCGCCGGCAGTGATCTTTTATTGAATTTCATCAATGGCGGATCCGATAAAAACCGCAAAGTCTCTTTTGGCATTTTTGGAGGCATCGCTCTAGCAGGCACGACATGGCTTAATTCCCAATCTGCGAATTTAAAAATCACCAATAGCGCCTACAGCGCTAAGATCAACAACACCAATTTCCAATTCTTATTCAATACCGGCTTAAGGCTTCAAGGGATCCATCATGGCATTGAATTAGGCGTGAAAATCCCCACCATCAACACCAATTACTATTCTTTCATGGGCGCTAAATTAGCATACCGAAGACTTTATAGCGTGTATTTCAATTATGTTTTGGCCTATTGA
- a CDS encoding SulP family inorganic anion transporter: MFEKIQKEWLSNIQKDLLSGFVVGLSVIPETAGFAIMVGLDVGVAFYTTFYMAFVLSLFGARKVMISAAAGSVALILVGVVKNYGLEYAGVATLMAGILQILLGYLKIGNLLKFIPQSVMYGFVNALGILLLMEQFKFLQNQNLGVFILLAIGILIIYLFPLITKKIPSNLICILAISAIALIFDVHAPNLGSIEQGVSGFHFIIIPKNLDFKIMIELLPYALSLALVGTIESLLTAKTLDVILKDGVSDKNKETKAQGLGNIVSGLLGGMTGCALVGQSIINAKSGAKTRLSTFFAGFSLMVLILVFNEYVVKIPIVAVVAVMVMISFTTFNFQSIINIKKIKLYDTLNMLLVVAVVLYTHNLAIGVVVGVLVNALWIKSKGIA; the protein is encoded by the coding sequence ATGTTTGAAAAGATACAAAAAGAATGGTTGAGCAACATTCAAAAAGATTTGTTGTCTGGTTTTGTGGTGGGGCTTTCTGTGATCCCAGAGACGGCCGGCTTTGCGATCATGGTGGGTTTAGATGTGGGCGTGGCGTTTTATACGACCTTTTACATGGCTTTTGTGTTGTCTCTTTTTGGGGCTAGAAAGGTGATGATTAGTGCAGCGGCCGGCTCAGTGGCGCTCATTTTAGTGGGCGTGGTTAAAAACTATGGGCTTGAATACGCGGGCGTGGCGACTCTTATGGCAGGAATATTGCAAATTCTTTTAGGCTATTTGAAAATAGGGAATCTTTTAAAATTTATCCCTCAATCAGTGATGTATGGCTTTGTGAACGCGCTAGGCATTTTGCTTTTAATGGAGCAATTCAAATTCCTTCAAAACCAAAATTTGGGGGTGTTTATCTTACTCGCTATCGGGATATTGATTATTTATTTATTCCCTTTAATCACTAAAAAAATCCCCTCTAATTTAATCTGTATCCTTGCAATCAGTGCAATCGCTTTAATTTTTGATGTGCATGCGCCGAATTTAGGGAGCATTGAGCAAGGGGTTTCAGGCTTTCATTTCATCATTATCCCCAAAAATTTGGATTTTAAAATAATGATAGAGTTGTTGCCTTACGCTCTTTCTCTAGCGCTAGTAGGCACGATAGAAAGCTTATTGACCGCTAAAACTTTAGACGTTATTTTAAAAGACGGCGTGAGCGATAAAAACAAAGAAACTAAAGCGCAAGGCTTGGGGAATATCGTCTCAGGGCTTTTGGGGGGAATGACAGGGTGCGCTTTAGTGGGGCAGTCTATCATCAACGCAAAATCCGGGGCTAAAACTAGGCTTTCTACTTTTTTTGCCGGCTTTTCTTTAATGGTGCTCATATTAGTGTTTAATGAATACGTGGTTAAGATCCCCATTGTGGCGGTTGTGGCGGTGATGGTGATGATTTCTTTCACCACTTTTAATTTCCAATCCATTATCAACATTAAAAAAATCAAGCTCTATGACACGCTCAACATGCTCTTAGTCGTGGCGGTGGTTTTATACACGCATAATTTAGCGATAGGGGTTGTGGTGGGGGTGTTGGTCAATGCGTTATGGATCAAATCTAAAGGGATTGCGTGA